In Desulfovibrio inopinatus DSM 10711, the following are encoded in one genomic region:
- a CDS encoding DJ-1/PfpI family protein, producing the protein MAAKKILMLIGDFVEDYEVMVPFQMLTMVGHTVHAVCPDKKNGDTIKTAIHDFEGDQTYTEKPGHNFMINFDFDAVKPEDYDALVIPGGRAPEYIRLNSRVIEIVKDFDDKKKPIAAVCHGPQVLVAAGVLSGKKSMAYPAVKPDIEVGGGEFCMCNDTFSDALTDGHLVTAAAWPSHPEWMRQFLILLGSKIEA; encoded by the coding sequence GTGGCTGCAAAGAAAATTCTTATGCTGATTGGCGATTTCGTGGAAGACTATGAGGTCATGGTGCCATTTCAGATGTTGACCATGGTCGGTCACACGGTCCACGCTGTTTGCCCGGACAAAAAGAATGGCGATACGATCAAAACGGCCATCCACGATTTTGAAGGCGACCAGACCTACACGGAAAAACCGGGTCACAACTTCATGATCAATTTTGATTTTGATGCGGTGAAGCCGGAAGACTATGACGCGCTTGTCATCCCCGGTGGCCGTGCTCCCGAGTACATTCGCCTCAATTCTCGTGTCATTGAAATAGTCAAAGATTTCGACGACAAGAAAAAGCCTATTGCCGCGGTGTGCCATGGTCCTCAAGTGCTTGTTGCTGCCGGTGTGCTGTCGGGAAAAAAATCTATGGCGTACCCTGCTGTAAAACCCGACATTGAAGTTGGGGGCGGGGAATTTTGCATGTGCAACGATACCTTCTCAGACGCCCTGACCGATGGTCATCTCGTCACGGCGGCGGCTTGGCCGTCTCATCCCGAATGGATGCGTCAGTTTCTTATTTTGCTTGGATCGAAAATCGAAGCCTAG
- a CDS encoding nitroreductase family protein, which yields MLDFAIDREKCTKCGECARDCIFGVIVMTEDGPQLPAENEARCIACQHCLSVCKPGALSILGKNPDESLPIKKAFPSPEEMTALIEGRRSVRHYKKEPVSEDEIATLLNAAFFAPTAVNIRTGGFTVVDDPAVMESIRVVSRTRVAEILKTSGLPAGLERYENYLKSWTAENDIVFRGAPQMIIATSHKDHHAGLVDTVISLSYVELMAQSMGLGTLWCGLAKLVLTMLAPELIERLGIPEDQEIGYIMMIGKPAVKYHRAVQRNPMAVHRVTTF from the coding sequence ATGCTGGATTTTGCTATTGATAGAGAGAAATGTACGAAATGCGGAGAATGCGCCAGAGATTGCATTTTCGGTGTGATTGTCATGACGGAGGACGGCCCACAACTTCCGGCTGAGAACGAAGCTCGTTGCATTGCTTGTCAGCACTGTCTCAGTGTGTGCAAACCGGGAGCTTTGTCTATTTTGGGGAAGAATCCGGATGAAAGTCTACCGATTAAAAAAGCGTTCCCCAGCCCTGAAGAAATGACGGCGTTAATCGAAGGGCGCAGGAGTGTTCGGCATTATAAAAAGGAACCGGTCAGCGAGGACGAAATTGCAACGCTGCTGAATGCAGCTTTTTTTGCTCCAACGGCGGTGAATATACGGACGGGCGGTTTCACTGTGGTGGATGATCCTGCGGTCATGGAATCGATTCGTGTGGTATCGCGAACACGTGTCGCCGAGATATTGAAGACTTCCGGGTTGCCGGCGGGCTTGGAGCGGTATGAAAACTATTTGAAAAGTTGGACGGCGGAAAATGACATCGTGTTTCGAGGAGCACCCCAGATGATCATTGCAACAAGCCATAAAGATCACCATGCCGGCCTGGTCGATACGGTCATCAGCTTGTCGTACGTGGAACTCATGGCGCAGAGTATGGGGCTCGGAACCTTATGGTGCGGATTGGCAAAGCTCGTGCTCACCATGTTGGCGCCGGAGTTGATTGAACGTCTGGGTATTCCGGAAGATCAGGAAATCGGGTACATTATGATGATCGGCAAACCGGCCGTTAAATACCACCGCGCCGTACAGCGGAACCCCATGGCTGTACATCGCGTCACCACATTTTGA
- a CDS encoding GNAT family N-acetyltransferase, with protein sequence MKKEDHICIDVYREEYKHAIIHLITGIQQKEFGLPITASDQPDLLYIPSFYQSNHGNFWVALQHNRVVGCIGLLDLGEGQAALRKMFVDATFRGQTASTARRLLDTLLHWAESQRLKNIYLGTTPLFLAAHRFYEKNGFTEIAQCALPSTFPIMKVDTKFYKYDVSTADSCSSSFT encoded by the coding sequence ATGAAGAAAGAAGATCACATCTGCATCGACGTCTATCGGGAAGAGTACAAACACGCCATTATTCATCTTATCACCGGCATACAACAAAAAGAATTTGGCCTTCCCATAACGGCATCCGATCAACCCGATCTATTGTATATTCCCTCTTTCTATCAAAGCAACCATGGAAATTTCTGGGTCGCACTCCAGCACAACCGTGTGGTCGGGTGTATTGGACTGCTCGATTTAGGGGAAGGGCAAGCAGCCTTGAGAAAAATGTTCGTCGATGCAACCTTTCGAGGACAAACGGCAAGCACAGCAAGACGGTTACTTGATACGCTTCTTCACTGGGCTGAATCACAACGCTTAAAAAATATCTATTTAGGCACAACACCATTGTTTTTGGCAGCTCATCGATTTTATGAAAAAAATGGATTTACCGAAATTGCACAATGTGCGTTGCCAAGTACTTTTCCCATCATGAAAGTCGACACCAAATTCTACAAATACGACGTCAGCACCGCCGATTCTTGCTCTTCATCATTCACCTAA
- a CDS encoding nitroreductase family protein translates to MLDFMVDRDACVQCGECVRVCVRGILVMANDGPQVVPGKEEHCIGCQQCLAVCQPGAVSVMGRDPAQSHPIRKAFPTPEAELTLIQGRRSVRYYKKDPVSPEDITTLLDAMFHAPTAANRRSGGFTVVDDPAVMESVRVASRTRVANLIKITGLPEDFAGYEAPFVGWSEEHDTVFRGAPHMVIATYHKDNHYGPVDGGISGLIDTMISLSYFELLAQTMGIGTVWCGLAKLVFNVLAPEMPKLMGIPDDQRIGYVMLFGKPDISYHRTVQRLPMPVNTVAML, encoded by the coding sequence ATGCTTGATTTTATGGTGGATCGAGATGCATGTGTGCAATGCGGGGAATGTGTGAGAGTGTGTGTTCGTGGGATTCTCGTCATGGCGAATGATGGGCCGCAGGTTGTTCCGGGGAAGGAAGAGCACTGTATCGGCTGCCAGCAGTGTCTTGCCGTGTGTCAACCGGGGGCAGTGTCGGTGATGGGGCGGGATCCGGCACAAAGCCACCCGATTCGCAAGGCGTTCCCCACACCTGAGGCAGAGTTGACGCTGATTCAAGGGCGACGCAGTGTACGGTACTACAAGAAAGACCCTGTCAGTCCCGAAGACATCACGACGCTTCTCGATGCTATGTTTCACGCACCGACGGCCGCGAACCGTCGGAGTGGTGGATTTACGGTGGTAGATGATCCCGCGGTCATGGAATCGGTTCGTGTTGCCTCAAGAACGCGTGTTGCCAATCTTATCAAGATCACAGGGTTGCCTGAAGATTTTGCCGGTTACGAGGCGCCGTTTGTGGGATGGTCCGAAGAGCACGATACGGTTTTTCGCGGCGCTCCACATATGGTTATCGCAACATATCATAAAGACAATCATTACGGTCCTGTTGATGGCGGGATTTCAGGCTTGATCGATACGATGATCAGCTTGTCTTATTTCGAGCTGTTGGCCCAGACCATGGGAATAGGAACGGTCTGGTGCGGATTGGCCAAGCTGGTGTTTAACGTACTCGCACCGGAGATGCCGAAGCTCATGGGCATCCCGGATGATCAACGTATCGGCTATGTCATGCTCTTTGGGAAACCGGATATATCGTATCATCGTACCGTTCAACGACTTCCCATGCCTGTGAATACCGTTGCTATGCTGTAA
- the rsgA gene encoding ribosome small subunit-dependent GTPase A: MTNHIEFPTNTSDYLPHLQSLGWSDYFDRQLAAINAKQSRVVRVVSVRRNLFLVTDGHNEWLCSPAGKLLHAPDRDYPVTGDWVLVDDTQVTSVIPRKTLLSRGEAGSRFNRTTSARREQAIAANIDTVFIVCGLDRDFNVRRLERYMTLVHNCGVSPVVVLTKSDLHEDPDSFWLDVENIAFGVPVVLTSMLDGRGKNELERYLRQGQTVAMIGSSGAGKSTLANMLYGKDIQSTSEVSDSVGKGRHTTTVRELIRMPQGGMLMDNPGIREIAFYESGHGVESAFADIQDLASMCRFADCSHQQELGCAVLHAVETGELSSSRLESYHKMKREMQYLVERSTKSADRIEKERWKGITRQIRTINKRRKR; encoded by the coding sequence ATGACCAATCATATCGAATTTCCGACGAACACATCCGATTATTTGCCACATCTCCAATCACTGGGGTGGAGTGACTATTTTGACCGCCAGTTGGCAGCGATAAACGCGAAACAGAGTCGCGTTGTTCGTGTTGTCAGTGTGCGACGAAATCTGTTTCTGGTGACAGATGGGCATAATGAATGGTTGTGTTCCCCTGCGGGCAAGCTGTTGCATGCTCCTGACCGAGATTATCCCGTTACTGGAGACTGGGTGCTGGTCGACGATACCCAAGTGACGAGCGTTATTCCCCGCAAGACGCTTTTGTCCCGTGGCGAGGCTGGGTCACGCTTTAACCGCACAACATCCGCTCGCCGTGAACAGGCGATTGCCGCGAACATCGACACAGTGTTCATTGTTTGCGGGCTGGATCGTGATTTCAATGTCAGGCGTTTAGAACGGTATATGACACTGGTTCACAATTGCGGAGTTTCCCCTGTCGTGGTGTTGACAAAATCAGACTTGCACGAAGATCCGGATAGTTTTTGGTTGGATGTGGAGAACATCGCATTCGGTGTCCCCGTCGTCTTGACATCTATGCTGGACGGTCGGGGCAAAAACGAGCTGGAAAGGTATCTCAGACAGGGGCAGACTGTGGCCATGATCGGTTCATCCGGCGCAGGGAAATCTACACTGGCCAACATGCTGTATGGGAAAGACATCCAATCAACGAGTGAAGTGAGCGACAGTGTTGGTAAAGGCCGTCACACCACGACCGTACGAGAACTCATCCGCATGCCGCAAGGGGGGATGCTTATGGACAACCCCGGCATTCGAGAAATTGCGTTCTATGAAAGCGGTCACGGGGTAGAAAGCGCGTTTGCCGATATTCAAGACCTTGCCAGCATGTGTCGTTTTGCAGATTGTTCTCATCAGCAGGAACTGGGGTGCGCCGTTTTACACGCCGTCGAAACAGGGGAACTCTCATCCTCGCGTCTTGAGAGCTACCATAAGATGAAACGTGAAATGCAGTACCTTGTTGAGCGGAGCACCAAAAGTGCAGACCGCATCGAAAAAGAACGCTGGAAAGGGATTACTCGGCAAATAAGAACCATCAACAAACGACGTAAACGATAA